One window of Geminocystis sp. M7585_C2015_104 genomic DNA carries:
- a CDS encoding asparaginase, with the protein MTRLKRPSYPRLEVNLLREGIVESIHQAEVVVADDKGRVLAVAGEAQTFSFMRSAMKPFQALAVTTTGALERFDLDERDLAIICSSHQGTIEQARRVFNILWRADVDPSFLKCPIPPGKNSPLQHYCSGKHAGMLAASQQRHWSLENYYHRSHPVQQLILHKIAELLGIPPAEIMIARDDCGVPTYALELSQMATLYAKLASGNSIELERIVRAMTSHPALVAGEGAFDTEVMSLSDGRLVCKSGAEGIQCIGNLQQGMGIAIKVLDGAKRAKYAAAIHVLKQMGWITPAVADNLGDKFLRLDDYRRLEVSGDLSLL; encoded by the coding sequence ATGACTAGATTGAAGCGGCCAAGTTATCCCCGTTTGGAGGTGAATCTCCTCAGGGAGGGAATTGTAGAGTCTATTCACCAGGCAGAGGTGGTGGTGGCGGATGATAAGGGAAGGGTGTTAGCAGTGGCAGGGGAGGCTCAAACCTTTTCTTTCATGCGCTCGGCCATGAAGCCATTTCAGGCGTTGGCAGTGACTACCACGGGGGCTTTAGAGCGTTTTGACTTGGATGAGAGGGATTTGGCCATAATCTGTAGCTCTCATCAGGGAACAATTGAACAGGCTAGACGGGTTTTTAACATTCTCTGGCGTGCAGATGTGGACCCTAGTTTTCTAAAATGTCCTATACCTCCCGGTAAAAATAGTCCTCTACAACACTATTGTTCTGGAAAACACGCTGGCATGTTGGCCGCCTCTCAACAGCGCCATTGGAGTCTCGAGAATTACTACCACCGTAGTCATCCTGTACAACAGTTGATACTTCATAAAATTGCCGAATTGCTTGGCATCCCCCCAGCAGAAATCATGATAGCTAGGGACGACTGCGGTGTTCCTACTTACGCCTTGGAATTGTCTCAAATGGCCACTCTTTATGCAAAATTGGCTAGTGGCAACAGTATTGAATTGGAAAGGATAGTCCGGGCAATGACTAGTCATCCCGCCTTGGTAGCCGGAGAAGGCGCCTTTGACACCGAGGTCATGAGTTTATCTGATGGTAGACTTGTCTGTAAATCTGGCGCCGAGGGAATACAGTGCATTGGCAATCTTCAACAGGGCATGGGTATTGCCATTAAGGTGTTAGACGGGGCTAAACGCGCTAAATATGCCGCCGCCATCCATGTCCTAAAACAAATGGGCTGGATTACCCCTGCCGTCGCCGACAATCTCGGTGATAAGTTCCTTCGTCTTGATGACTATCGTCGTCTTGAGGTTTCTGGCGACTTGTCTTTACTCTGA
- a CDS encoding UDP-2,4-diacetamido-2,4,6-trideoxy-beta-L-altropyranose hydrolase: MDYRRGRRRRVLFLTEGYRQIGFGHITRCTSIYQAVGILGGEALMLVRGDYNTRCILKGIKYELCDWHNRWGEVKNRLKDFDTVVIDSYLADWEIYQEASDNVKVCLYIDDFKRLEYPKGIILNGGIHGEMLDYPKEEGRIYLLGPKFIPLREAFWGVGLKRINKELKRALITFGGADSRNMTLEVLRLLRKEHPELELFVVVGKGFKNKEEVYKLKDEKIRVFESLSGEEMRDLMTMVDLAVSAGGQTTYELARVGVPSVLV, from the coding sequence ATGGACTATAGGAGAGGACGTAGGAGGAGGGTTCTTTTCCTGACGGAGGGGTATAGGCAAATAGGGTTCGGGCATATAACTCGATGCACATCCATTTATCAAGCTGTAGGAATTTTGGGTGGTGAGGCATTGATGTTGGTGAGGGGGGACTATAATACCCGTTGTATCCTTAAGGGAATTAAATATGAACTGTGTGACTGGCATAACAGGTGGGGGGAGGTAAAAAATAGACTAAAGGACTTTGATACTGTTGTGATAGACTCCTACCTGGCCGACTGGGAAATTTACCAAGAGGCATCGGATAATGTCAAGGTTTGCCTTTATATTGACGATTTTAAGAGACTAGAATACCCCAAGGGGATAATCCTCAACGGGGGGATCCATGGAGAGATGTTAGACTATCCCAAGGAGGAGGGGAGAATTTATCTGTTAGGGCCTAAGTTTATACCCCTGAGAGAGGCCTTTTGGGGAGTAGGGTTGAAGAGAATAAACAAAGAGCTAAAGCGAGCACTTATAACCTTTGGAGGCGCCGACTCAAGAAATATGACCCTTGAGGTTTTAAGGTTGCTTAGAAAGGAGCATCCTGAGCTTGAACTTTTCGTTGTAGTTGGCAAGGGCTTCAAAAACAAAGAAGAAGTCTACAAGCTAAAAGACGAAAAAATAAGGGTTTTTGAGAGTCTTTCTGGTGAAGAGATGAGAGACCTTATGACTATGGTGGACCTTGCGGTAAGCGCGGGTGGGCAAACTACCTACGAGCTTGCGCGGGTGGGCGTGCCCTCCGTGCTTGT
- a CDS encoding UDP-N-acetylmuramoyl-tripeptide--D-alanyl-D-alanine ligase gives MKSFPCLDVVRKITDANYTEACLSLFSENCRGISTDTRTIKPGEIFVALEGENFDGHDFIPQAFAKGALACIVKENSPKIKGLNSPLLMVKSPLVAYQQIAKWWRKSLNLPVIGVTGSVGKTTTKELISAVLSLEGRVLKTEANYNNEIGVPKTILQIDETHKYAVIEMAMRGRGQIALLTEIAQPNIGVITNVGTAHIGILGSREAIAEAKCELLANMDKSGVAIINGDNELLVETAKKFWQGETICYGLKSGNFRGELVDKNTLKVDNKLYPLPLTGEHNALNYLAAIATAKVLGLDLQKLQQGIKINLPRGRATRHVLPNNIILLDETYNAGFESMIASLKLLAEEEGKRRIAVLGTMKELGNYSASLHRQVGEFVKSLNLDLLLILADEDATKEIAHGAQGIPTRIFHNHQELLSTLSSIIEPGDRILFKASHSLDLAKVVDGLVELFKQE, from the coding sequence ATGAAATCTTTTCCTTGTCTCGACGTTGTCCGTAAAATCACTGACGCTAATTATACGGAGGCTTGTTTATCTCTTTTCTCGGAAAATTGTAGGGGAATTAGTACAGATACTCGCACTATAAAACCGGGGGAAATTTTTGTGGCCTTGGAGGGGGAAAATTTTGACGGACATGACTTTATTCCTCAGGCTTTTGCTAAGGGCGCTCTCGCCTGTATTGTCAAAGAAAATTCCCCCAAGATAAAAGGATTAAACTCGCCTTTGTTAATGGTAAAATCTCCCCTAGTTGCCTATCAGCAAATAGCGAAATGGTGGCGAAAATCTCTTAATTTGCCAGTTATTGGTGTGACGGGCTCAGTTGGAAAAACTACGACAAAGGAGTTAATTAGTGCCGTATTAAGTCTGGAGGGAAGAGTTTTAAAAACCGAGGCTAATTATAACAATGAAATTGGCGTCCCCAAGACTATTTTACAAATAGATGAAACCCACAAGTATGCCGTTATAGAAATGGCTATGAGGGGGCGAGGACAAATTGCCCTCTTGACGGAAATTGCTCAACCTAACATAGGTGTAATCACTAATGTTGGCACGGCACATATCGGCATTTTGGGCTCAAGGGAGGCCATAGCAGAGGCCAAGTGTGAGTTATTGGCAAATATGGACAAATCTGGAGTTGCCATTATCAATGGAGACAATGAATTGTTGGTGGAAACCGCAAAGAAATTCTGGCAAGGGGAGACTATTTGTTATGGTTTGAAATCTGGTAATTTTAGAGGGGAACTAGTTGACAAAAACACCCTCAAGGTGGACAATAAATTATACCCACTTCCCCTTACCGGGGAACATAATGCCCTTAACTACTTAGCTGCTATTGCCACTGCTAAAGTCTTAGGGTTGGACTTGCAAAAGTTACAGCAAGGAATCAAAATAAATCTGCCAAGGGGGAGAGCCACTCGTCATGTTTTGCCCAATAATATTATTCTTTTAGACGAGACTTATAATGCTGGTTTTGAATCGATGATTGCCTCATTAAAATTGTTAGCGGAGGAGGAAGGAAAACGAAGAATTGCCGTCTTGGGCACCATGAAAGAATTGGGCAACTATTCTGCCTCTCTTCATCGTCAAGTGGGAGAGTTTGTAAAAAGTCTAAATCTGGATTTACTGTTAATATTGGCGGACGAAGATGCCACCAAAGAAATTGCTCACGGTGCTCAGGGCATCCCCACTCGAATTTTCCATAACCACCAGGAATTGTTGTCTACCCTTTCCAGTATAATAGAGCCAGGGGATAGGATTTTATTTAAGGCTTCCCACTCCCTGGACTTAGCTAAGGTGGTAGATGGCCTTGTTGAGCTTTTCAAGCAAGAATAA
- a CDS encoding phosphoribosylglycinamide formyltransferase, whose translation MQDYYYSPSPYLISPNIESIHLEKTVKLGVMASGNGSNFEAIARAIAEGKLNARIELLIYNNPGAKVKERADKYGVESLLLNHREFPSREALDEAIVASFKNKGVELVVMAGWMRIVTRVLLEAFPEKVINIHPSLLPSFRGVNAVKQALEAGVKITGCTVHIATLEVDNGPILVQAAVPILPDDTPETLHKRIQTQEHRIIIQGIALAVLRGREKDATNPVKPISH comes from the coding sequence ATGCAGGATTATTATTATTCTCCTTCCCCTTATTTGATTTCCCCCAACATAGAATCTATTCACTTGGAAAAGACAGTGAAACTGGGGGTAATGGCATCGGGGAATGGGAGTAATTTTGAGGCAATTGCTAGAGCCATTGCAGAGGGGAAATTGAATGCTAGAATCGAGTTGTTGATATATAATAACCCGGGGGCAAAGGTAAAAGAAAGGGCAGACAAATACGGGGTAGAGTCATTATTGTTAAACCATCGGGAATTTCCTAGTAGGGAAGCCTTAGACGAAGCGATAGTTGCCTCCTTCAAAAACAAGGGTGTGGAATTGGTGGTAATGGCGGGATGGATGCGGATTGTTACTAGGGTGTTATTAGAGGCTTTCCCGGAAAAGGTGATAAATATACACCCCAGCCTCCTACCTAGTTTTCGGGGAGTGAATGCAGTAAAACAGGCGTTAGAGGCAGGAGTGAAGATTACCGGTTGTACTGTACATATTGCTACCCTGGAAGTAGACAATGGTCCTATTCTAGTACAAGCGGCAGTGCCTATTCTGCCAGATGACACCCCCGAGACTCTTCATAAAAGGATTCAAACTCAGGAACATCGTATCATAATTCAGGGTATTGCCTTAGCAGTCTTAAGAGGTAGGGAGAAAGATGCAACAAACCCGGTTAAACCTATTAGCCACTAG
- the rfbC gene encoding dTDP-4-dehydrorhamnose 3,5-epimerase, translated as MKVIPTKIPDVLIIEPTVFEDERGFFFESFNAITFREKTGLNPNFVQDNHSHSRKNVLRGLHYQLYQKQDKLVRVVRGEILDVAVDIRRYSPTFKQWVAVVLSEENRRQLWIPAGFAHGFLVLSEEADVIYKTTNYYHKEYDRSIRWDDPEINIDWSLKEKPILSSKDANAPYLKYAEIFLV; from the coding sequence ATGAAAGTCATCCCCACGAAAATCCCAGATGTTTTAATAATAGAGCCCACAGTTTTTGAGGACGAAAGAGGCTTTTTTTTTGAGAGTTTTAACGCCATTACCTTCCGAGAAAAGACGGGATTAAATCCAAATTTTGTCCAGGATAATCACTCCCATTCTCGCAAAAATGTCCTCAGAGGATTGCACTATCAACTCTACCAAAAACAGGATAAACTAGTAAGAGTTGTCAGGGGGGAAATCCTAGACGTAGCTGTGGATATTCGGAGATATTCTCCCACCTTTAAACAGTGGGTTGCGGTGGTTTTAAGCGAGGAAAACAGAAGACAGTTGTGGATCCCTGCTGGATTTGCCCATGGCTTTTTAGTCTTATCAGAAGAGGCAGATGTCATCTACAAAACCACTAACTATTACCACAAGGAATATGATAGGTCCATTCGCTGGGATGATCCAGAAATTAACATCGACTGGAGTCTTAAAGAGAAACCAATTTTATCCAGTAAAGATGCCAACGCTCCTTACTTAAAATACGCGGAAATTTTCCTTGTCTAA